One genomic segment of Fusobacterium nucleatum includes these proteins:
- the rnmV gene encoding ribonuclease M5: MKKKIKEVIVVEGKDDISAVKNAVDAEVFQVNGHAVRKNKSIEILKLAYENKGLIILTDPDYAGEEIRKYLCKHFPNAKNAYISRISGTKDGDIGVENASPEDIITALEKARFSLDNSGNIFNLDLMIDYNLIGKNNSADLRALLGAELGIGYSNGKQFMAKLNRYGISLEEFKKAYEKINKK, from the coding sequence ATGAAAAAGAAAATAAAAGAAGTTATTGTTGTTGAAGGAAAAGATGATATTTCAGCAGTTAAAAATGCTGTTGATGCAGAAGTTTTTCAAGTCAATGGTCATGCTGTTAGAAAAAATAAGAGTATAGAAATATTAAAACTTGCCTATGAAAATAAGGGACTTATAATTTTAACAGACCCTGATTATGCAGGTGAGGAGATAAGAAAATACTTATGCAAGCATTTTCCTAATGCAAAAAATGCCTATATTTCTCGTATAAGTGGAACAAAAGATGGAGATATTGGAGTTGAAAATGCCTCTCCTGAGGATATTATCACTGCACTTGAGAAGGCAAGATTTAGTTTAGATAATTCAGGGAATATTTTTAATTTAGATTTAATGATAGATTATAACTTAATTGGTAAAAATAATTCAGCTGATTTAAGAGCCTTACTTGGTGCAGAGCTAGGTATAGGCTATTCAAATGGAAAGCAATTTATGGCTAAACTAAATAGATATGGAATAAGTCTTGAAGAATTTAAAAAGGCTTATGAGAAGATTAATAAGAAGTGA
- a CDS encoding toxin-antitoxin system YwqK family antitoxin, with product MKIKKIFLFLLLLVGFELFAISKLPKNLFNSDKINILKKGILNGPINVYYPSGKIQAKQFFINNRKAGIWQYYYENGKLKAEIVYNIMSNEEEGIMKNYDEKGVIISEGKIVNSNMAGVWNYYDEKGRKTYTYDFVKGIITTYDEKGKIIFQVTETDLANRFREIQQEINDDRVRANEEKN from the coding sequence ATGAAAATTAAAAAAATTTTTTTATTCTTGTTATTACTTGTAGGTTTTGAATTATTTGCAATTAGTAAATTGCCAAAAAATCTTTTTAATTCAGATAAAATAAATATATTAAAAAAAGGAATTTTAAATGGACCTATTAATGTTTATTATCCAAGTGGAAAGATACAGGCAAAACAGTTTTTTATCAATAATAGAAAAGCTGGGATTTGGCAATATTACTATGAAAATGGAAAGTTAAAAGCAGAAATTGTCTATAATATAATGTCAAATGAAGAAGAAGGTATCATGAAGAATTATGATGAAAAAGGTGTCATAATAAGTGAGGGAAAAATAGTTAATAGCAATATGGCAGGAGTCTGGAATTATTATGATGAAAAAGGAAGAAAGACTTATACTTATGATTTTGTAAAGGGAATAATAACTACTTATGATGAAAAAGGTAAAATCATATTTCAAGTGACTGAAACAGATTTAGCTAATCGTTTTAGAGAAATACAACAGGAGATAAATGATGATAGAGTTAGAGCTAATGAGGAAAAAAATTGA
- a CDS encoding DUF896 domain-containing protein: MEMKDIIAKVNYYAKLSKERKLTEEEVKDREIYRRMYLDQFKAQVKEHLDNIEIIDEKDFKN, encoded by the coding sequence ATGGAAATGAAAGATATAATTGCAAAAGTTAATTACTATGCAAAATTAAGTAAGGAAAGAAAACTTACAGAAGAAGAAGTAAAAGATAGAGAAATATATAGAAGAATGTATTTAGACCAATTTAAAGCACAGGTAAAAGAACATTTAGATAATATAGAAATTATAGATGAAAAAGATTTTAAAAACTAG
- a CDS encoding exodeoxyribonuclease III, producing the protein MKLISWNVNGIRAAIKKGFLDYFNEQNADIFCLQETKLSAGQLDLELKGYHQYWNYAEKKGYSGTAIFTKQEPLSVSYGLGIEEHDKEGRVITLEFEKFYMVTVYTPNSKDELLRLGYRMVWEDEFRKYLKNLEKKKPVVVCGDLNVAHKEIDLKNPKTNRRNAGFTDEERGKFTELLAAGFIDTFRHFYPDLEQVYSWWSYRGRARENNAGWRIDYFIVSKGLEKNLVDAEIHSQIEGSDHCPVVLFLEFNK; encoded by the coding sequence ATGAAATTAATATCTTGGAATGTAAATGGAATTAGAGCAGCTATAAAGAAAGGTTTTTTAGATTATTTTAATGAACAAAATGCTGATATATTCTGTTTACAAGAAACAAAATTAAGTGCAGGACAATTAGATTTAGAATTAAAAGGTTACCATCAATACTGGAATTATGCAGAAAAGAAAGGTTATTCAGGGACTGCAATTTTTACAAAACAAGAACCATTATCAGTTAGTTATGGTTTAGGAATTGAAGAACACGATAAAGAGGGTAGAGTAATAACTCTTGAATTTGAAAAATTCTATATGGTTACAGTTTATACTCCAAACTCAAAAGATGAGCTTTTAAGACTTGGTTATAGAATGGTTTGGGAAGATGAATTTAGAAAATATTTAAAAAACTTAGAAAAGAAAAAACCAGTTGTTGTATGTGGTGACTTGAATGTTGCACATAAGGAAATAGACTTAAAAAATCCTAAAACAAATAGAAGAAACGCAGGCTTTACTGATGAAGAAAGAGGTAAGTTTACTGAACTTTTAGCTGCTGGTTTCATTGACACATTTAGACATTTTTATCCAGACTTGGAGCAAGTTTACTCATGGTGGTCGTATAGAGGAAGAGCAAGAGAAAATAATGCAGGGTGGAGAATAGATTATTTTATTGTATCAAAAGGTCTTGAAAAAAATCTAGTTGATGCAGAAATACATTCTCAAATAGAAGGTTCAGATCACTGTCCTGTTGTATTGTTTTTAGAATTTAATAAATAA
- a CDS encoding chorismate mutase, which produces MIELELMRKKIDEIDDKLLALFKERLKVSKKIGLLKKKYKMEIFDPQREEEIIDSCTQNISEDERIYIEKFLRNLMDISKEVQSK; this is translated from the coding sequence ATGATAGAGTTAGAGCTAATGAGGAAAAAAATTGATGAAATAGATGACAAACTTTTGGCTCTTTTTAAAGAAAGGTTAAAGGTTTCAAAAAAAATTGGTTTGTTAAAGAAAAAATATAAGATGGAAATTTTTGACCCTCAAAGAGAAGAAGAAATTATAGATAGTTGTACTCAAAATATTAGTGAAGATGAAAGAATATATATAGAGAAATTTTTAAGAAATCTTATGGATATAAGTAAGGAGGTTCAATCAAAGTGA
- a CDS encoding DUF421 domain-containing protein, with product MELSYLDIAIKLTMGLLSLVLVINISGKGNLAPSSAMDQVLNYVLGGIVGGVIYNPGISILQYFIILMIWTMIVLILKWLKTNSILFKSILDGQPVIIIKKGILDVEACRRAGLTANDIAFKLRTNGVYSVKKVKRAVLEQNGQLIIVLQDEENPKYPIITDGTVQTNILEVIDKDIDWLQEQLKEMGHENISDIFLAEYDNGKINIINY from the coding sequence ATGGAATTATCATATTTAGATATTGCAATTAAATTAACTATGGGTCTTTTATCCTTAGTTTTAGTCATAAATATATCAGGAAAGGGAAATCTTGCACCTTCATCTGCTATGGACCAAGTTTTAAACTATGTTCTAGGGGGTATTGTTGGTGGAGTTATTTATAATCCAGGAATAAGCATTTTACAATATTTCATAATTCTTATGATATGGACTATGATAGTTTTAATTTTAAAGTGGTTAAAAACAAATAGCATCTTATTCAAAAGTATTTTAGATGGGCAACCTGTTATTATTATAAAAAAAGGTATACTTGATGTTGAAGCTTGTCGTAGAGCAGGATTAACTGCCAATGATATAGCTTTTAAGTTGCGTACTAATGGTGTGTATAGTGTGAAAAAAGTTAAAAGAGCTGTACTTGAACAAAATGGGCAACTGATAATAGTTTTACAAGATGAGGAAAATCCAAAATATCCAATTATAACAGATGGAACAGTTCAAACAAATATACTTGAAGTTATTGATAAAGATATAGATTGGCTACAAGAACAATTAAAAGAAATGGGTCATGAAAATATTTCTGATATTTTCTTAGCAGAATATGACAATGGAAAAATTAATATTATTAATTATTAA
- the aroQ gene encoding type II 3-dehydroquinate dehydratase → MKIMVINGPNLNMLGIREKNIYGTFSYDDLCKYIKDYPEYKDKNIEFEFLQSNVEGEIVNFIQEAYNKKYDGIILNAGGYTHTSVAIHDAIKAVSIPTVEVHISNIHAREEFRRVCVTSLACIGQVTGLGKFGYILAVVYLIEYYNK, encoded by the coding sequence ATGAAAATAATGGTAATTAATGGACCTAATTTGAATATGTTAGGGATAAGAGAAAAAAATATCTATGGGACTTTTAGCTATGATGATTTATGTAAATATATTAAAGATTATCCAGAATATAAAGATAAAAATATAGAATTTGAGTTTTTACAAAGTAATGTTGAGGGTGAGATAGTAAATTTTATTCAAGAAGCATATAATAAAAAATATGATGGAATTATTTTAAATGCAGGTGGTTATACTCATACTTCGGTAGCAATTCATGATGCTATAAAGGCAGTTAGTATTCCCACTGTTGAAGTACATATCTCAAATATTCATGCAAGAGAAGAGTTTAGAAGAGTTTGTGTGACTTCTCTTGCTTGTATAGGGCAGGTAACAGGTTTAGGAAAATTTGGATATATACTAGCAGTAGTATATTTAATTGAATATTATAATAAATAG
- a CDS encoding flavocytochrome c, with product MRKIFFGKLFGLMLLMFTLLFTGASAEVYEGTGLGYDKDGIILDVEITNNKIVDVKVKRAKESDFATPAIQEIAKKVIATQSLDVDGVSGASLTSEGTKEAIEEAVKKSGVTLTAVTGQNTKTVELRKEADVVVIGAGGAGLTSAIAAHEKGAKVILIEKTELLGGNTNYATAGLNAAGTKIQEKLGEKDSPELFYEDTMKGGKNKNNKELVKVLANNSSAIVDWLIERGADLSELTSTGGQSAKRTHRPTGGSAVGPNIVSALSKTAENEKIDIRKGTKAIALVKGKNRIVGVKVKEADGKEYTIKAKAVIVATGGFGANAKMVEKYNPKLKGFGSTNSPAIVGDGIVMVEKVGGALVDMNEIQTHPTVVYKKTNMITEAVRGEGAILVNKDGKRFIDELETRDVVSKAILSQNGKSAFLIFDEGIRTKLKAADGYVKKGFAVEGTLEEIAAKIGTDTKTLEATLNKYNEAVKNKADSEFNKKNLPKELTGTKYYAIEISPAVHHTMGGVRINTNAEVLGKNGRPIKGLYAAGEVTGGIHGANRIGGNAVADITIFGKIAGENAATYSKSVK from the coding sequence ATGAGAAAAATTTTTTTTGGAAAATTATTTGGGCTGATGCTTTTAATGTTTACCCTTTTATTTACTGGAGCATCTGCTGAAGTATATGAAGGGACAGGATTAGGTTATGACAAAGATGGTATTATTCTAGATGTTGAAATAACAAATAATAAAATTGTTGATGTAAAAGTTAAAAGAGCTAAAGAATCAGATTTTGCAACTCCGGCTATTCAAGAAATTGCTAAAAAAGTTATAGCAACTCAAAGTTTAGATGTTGATGGAGTTTCAGGAGCATCTTTAACAAGTGAAGGAACTAAGGAAGCTATTGAAGAAGCTGTTAAAAAAAGTGGAGTAACTCTTACAGCAGTTACAGGACAAAACACAAAAACTGTTGAATTACGAAAAGAAGCTGATGTAGTTGTAATTGGGGCTGGTGGAGCAGGATTAACTTCTGCTATTGCTGCTCATGAAAAAGGAGCTAAGGTTATTTTAATTGAAAAAACTGAGCTATTAGGTGGAAACACTAATTATGCAACAGCAGGGCTTAATGCAGCAGGAACAAAAATACAAGAAAAATTAGGTGAAAAAGATAGTCCAGAACTTTTCTATGAAGATACAATGAAAGGTGGAAAAAATAAGAATAATAAAGAGTTAGTAAAAGTTTTAGCTAATAATTCAAGTGCAATAGTTGATTGGCTAATAGAAAGAGGAGCAGATTTATCAGAACTTACTTCAACAGGTGGGCAAAGTGCAAAAAGAACTCATAGACCAACTGGTGGATCAGCAGTAGGACCTAATATAGTATCTGCACTTTCAAAAACTGCTGAAAATGAAAAGATAGATATAAGAAAAGGAACTAAGGCAATAGCATTAGTAAAAGGTAAAAATAGAATAGTTGGTGTAAAAGTAAAAGAAGCAGATGGAAAAGAATATACTATTAAAGCAAAGGCTGTAATCGTTGCAACAGGTGGATTTGGAGCTAATGCTAAAATGGTTGAAAAATATAATCCAAAATTAAAAGGTTTTGGTTCAACTAATAGTCCAGCAATAGTTGGAGATGGAATTGTTATGGTTGAAAAAGTTGGAGGAGCATTAGTAGATATGAATGAAATTCAAACTCATCCAACTGTTGTATATAAAAAAACTAATATGATTACAGAAGCTGTTAGAGGAGAAGGGGCTATTCTTGTAAATAAAGATGGTAAGAGATTTATAGATGAGCTTGAAACAAGAGATGTTGTTTCTAAGGCTATATTAAGTCAAAATGGGAAATCAGCTTTCTTAATATTTGATGAAGGAATAAGAACAAAATTAAAAGCAGCTGATGGTTATGTGAAAAAAGGTTTTGCAGTTGAAGGAACTCTTGAAGAAATAGCTGCTAAAATTGGTACAGATACAAAGACATTAGAAGCTACATTAAATAAATACAATGAAGCAGTTAAAAATAAAGCTGATAGTGAATTTAATAAGAAAAATTTACCTAAGGAATTGACTGGCACTAAATATTATGCAATAGAAATTTCACCAGCAGTTCATCATACTATGGGTGGAGTTCGTATCAATACCAATGCAGAAGTTCTTGGTAAAAATGGTAGACCAATAAAAGGACTTTATGCAGCTGGAGAAGTTACAGGTGGAATACATGGAGCTAACAGAATAGGTGGAAATGCAGTTGCGGATATTACTATATTTGGTAAAATTGCAGGAGAAAATGCTGCTACTTATTCAAAATCTGTAAAATAA
- a CDS encoding FtsW/RodA/SpoVE family cell cycle protein, with amino-acid sequence MKKNLVIDDDVVENKTLYKKVNDIKKERENEKEKDLIGRRKNAIISFFLILMIIGLINFLSSISRFDNARILDKIIKQSAILGVSLLIFFTTSRSKFGNIIYKIVSKPSFRLFVLLSSLIIFLIIAYVPSESLFPTINGGKGWVHIGPVSIQVPEIFKIPFIMVLASILSRGKDDKKKIEYMQNLISVLFYTTIFAIIITICLQDMGTAIHYFMIASFMIFLSDIPNKLIFPSFFGLLASIPILLYIFLHTLSGYKQHRIKVFLDGILHSNYDREEAYQIYQSLIAFGTGGVLGKGFGNGVQKYNYIPEVETDFAIATYAEETGFIGMILVLFLFFSLFFLIMGVANKSKNYFSKYLVGGIAGYFITQVIINIGVAIGLIPVFGIPLPFISSGGSSLLAISIAMGLVIYVNNTQTLK; translated from the coding sequence ATGAAAAAAAATTTAGTTATAGACGATGATGTTGTTGAAAACAAAACTCTTTATAAAAAAGTAAATGATATAAAAAAAGAAAGAGAGAATGAAAAAGAAAAAGACTTAATAGGTAGAAGAAAAAATGCTATTATCTCCTTTTTTTTGATATTGATGATAATAGGTTTAATTAACTTTCTTAGTTCTATATCAAGATTTGATAATGCCAGAATACTTGATAAGATAATTAAACAATCTGCTATTTTAGGTGTTTCATTACTTATCTTTTTTACAACAAGCCGAAGTAAATTTGGAAATATCATTTATAAAATAGTTTCAAAACCTTCATTTAGACTTTTTGTTTTACTAAGTAGCCTAATAATTTTTCTAATTATTGCCTATGTTCCAAGTGAAAGTCTATTTCCAACAATAAATGGTGGTAAAGGTTGGGTACATATAGGACCTGTTAGTATACAAGTTCCAGAAATTTTTAAAATACCTTTTATTATGGTTCTAGCAAGTATATTGTCTAGAGGTAAAGATGATAAGAAAAAAATAGAATATATGCAGAATTTAATTTCTGTTCTATTTTACACAACAATATTTGCAATAATTATTACAATTTGTTTGCAAGATATGGGAACTGCCATACACTATTTTATGATAGCAAGCTTTATGATATTTTTATCAGATATTCCAAATAAACTTATTTTTCCATCATTTTTTGGATTACTTGCTTCTATCCCAATATTGCTCTATATTTTTCTTCATACTTTATCTGGATATAAGCAACATAGAATTAAGGTATTTCTAGATGGAATTTTACACAGTAACTATGATAGAGAAGAAGCATATCAGATCTATCAGTCACTTATTGCTTTTGGAACAGGTGGTGTGCTGGGTAAAGGTTTTGGAAATGGAGTACAAAAATATAACTATATACCAGAAGTTGAAACTGACTTTGCAATAGCAACCTATGCAGAAGAAACTGGATTTATTGGTATGATTCTTGTACTTTTCTTGTTTTTCTCATTATTTTTCTTAATAATGGGAGTTGCCAACAAGTCAAAAAATTATTTTTCTAAATATCTAGTTGGAGGAATAGCAGGTTATTTTATAACACAAGTTATTATTAATATTGGAGTTGCAATAGGTTTAATTCCTGTATTTGGTATTCCTTTGCCTTTTATAAGTTCAGGAGGCTCATCACTTCTTGCTATATCAATAGCTATGGGACTTGTTATATATGTTAATAATACTCAAACTTTAAAATAG
- a CDS encoding HAD-IIA family hydrolase: protein MKTYIIDLDGTMYSGGTNIDGARQFIDYLHSKNLPYIFLTNNATRTKKQAKEHMLNLGFKDIKEEDFFTSAMATAQYIAKNYTEKKCFMLGESGLEEALKERNLELVQENANFVVVGLDRNATYKKYSEALHHILKGAKFIATNPDRLLANNGTFDIGNGAVIDMLEYASGVEAVKIGKPYQTILNILLEEKKLKKEDIILLGDNLETDIKLGYDAKIETIMVCSGVHTEKDIDRLKVYPTRVVKNLRELIK from the coding sequence ATGAAAACATATATTATTGATTTAGATGGAACTATGTATAGTGGAGGTACAAATATAGATGGTGCTAGGCAATTTATTGATTATCTTCATTCAAAAAATCTTCCCTATATATTTTTAACAAATAATGCAACAAGAACAAAAAAGCAAGCAAAGGAACATATGTTAAATTTAGGATTTAAAGATATAAAGGAAGAAGATTTTTTTACATCTGCAATGGCCACTGCCCAATATATTGCTAAAAATTATACAGAAAAAAAATGCTTTATGTTAGGAGAAAGTGGGCTAGAAGAAGCTCTAAAAGAGCGTAATCTTGAACTTGTTCAAGAAAATGCTAACTTTGTTGTTGTCGGTTTAGATAGAAATGCCACTTATAAAAAATATAGTGAAGCCTTGCATCATATTTTAAAAGGAGCAAAATTTATTGCTACAAACCCTGATAGATTACTCGCAAACAATGGAACTTTTGATATAGGAAATGGTGCAGTAATAGATATGCTTGAATATGCCTCAGGTGTTGAAGCTGTAAAGATAGGAAAACCCTATCAAACTATATTAAATATTTTATTAGAAGAAAAAAAGTTAAAAAAAGAAGATATCATATTACTTGGTGATAATCTTGAAACCGATATTAAACTTGGCTATGATGCAAAAATTGAAACTATAATGGTTTGTTCTGGTGTTCATACAGAAAAAGATATAGATAGATTAAAGGTTTATCCTACTAGAGTTGTAAAAAATTTAAGAGAATTAATAAAATAG
- a CDS encoding shikimate dehydrogenase gives MRKFGLLGKKLSHSLSPLLHKTFFEDIGLKDEYKLYEIDEAEIDNFKNYMLENSIEGVNITIPYKKIFLDKLDYISDEAKDIGAINLLYIKDNKFYGDNTDYYGFKHTLTKNDIDVKNKKIAIIGKGGASASVYKVLKDMGAEDITFYFRKDKLSKIEFPENMEGDIIINTTPVGMYPNIHNNLVNEEILKNFKIAIDLIYNPFETKFLKIARENGLKTINGMDMLIEQALKTDEILYGILLSTQLRKKIRKKMKKKVEEFYENNGN, from the coding sequence GTGAGAAAATTTGGACTTCTAGGAAAAAAACTTTCTCATTCACTATCTCCATTATTACATAAAACTTTTTTTGAAGATATAGGGCTTAAAGATGAATATAAGTTATATGAAATTGATGAAGCTGAAATAGATAATTTTAAAAACTATATGCTTGAAAATTCTATTGAAGGAGTGAATATAACTATTCCCTATAAAAAAATTTTTTTAGATAAATTGGATTACATAAGTGATGAGGCAAAAGATATAGGGGCTATAAATCTTCTATATATAAAAGATAATAAATTCTATGGAGATAACACTGATTACTATGGTTTTAAACATACACTGACAAAAAATGACATAGATGTAAAAAATAAAAAGATAGCAATTATTGGAAAAGGTGGAGCAAGTGCAAGTGTGTATAAAGTATTAAAAGATATGGGAGCAGAAGATATAACTTTCTATTTTAGAAAGGACAAGTTAAGTAAGATAGAATTCCCAGAAAATATGGAAGGGGATATAATAATTAATACAACTCCTGTTGGAATGTATCCTAATATACACAATAACCTTGTAAATGAAGAAATTTTAAAGAATTTTAAGATAGCAATAGATTTAATTTATAATCCTTTTGAGACAAAATTTTTAAAAATTGCAAGAGAAAATGGATTAAAAACCATAAATGGAATGGATATGTTGATTGAACAAGCTTTAAAGACTGATGAAATTCTATATGGTATTCTATTGTCAACTCAACTTAGAAAGAAAATTAGAAAAAAAATGAAAAAGAAGGTAGAAGAATTCTATGAAAATAATGGTAATTAA
- a CDS encoding DUF3290 domain-containing protein, with product MRFYSYNYLLEQIAKFDWWGATLTIFLIICLIFTMYKYHQKQKETKFRELAIILGLGIVVMISIKISQYRVTQVNDNKYRQAIHFIEVVAEDLKTDKENIYINTSASIDGALVRIGSLYYRVISGDNGDNYLLEKIDLNNPKIEIIEVKK from the coding sequence ATGAGATTTTATTCATATAATTACCTACTTGAACAAATTGCTAAATTTGACTGGTGGGGTGCTACACTCACAATATTTTTAATAATTTGTCTTATTTTTACAATGTATAAATATCATCAAAAACAAAAAGAAACAAAATTTAGGGAACTTGCTATTATTTTAGGGCTTGGAATAGTCGTTATGATAAGTATAAAAATAAGTCAATATCGTGTTACACAAGTAAATGATAACAAATATAGACAAGCTATCCATTTCATTGAAGTGGTTGCTGAAGATTTAAAAACAGATAAAGAGAATATCTATATCAATACTTCTGCTTCAATAGATGGAGCATTAGTAAGAATCGGAAGTCTTTATTATAGAGTTATCAGTGGAGACAATGGAGACAATTATCTTTTAGAAAAAATTGACTTAAATAATCCAAAAATTGAAATAATAGAGGTGAAAAAATAA
- the asnS gene encoding asparagine--tRNA ligase: MITVKDIFRHGKDYLDKEIELFGWVRKIRDQKKFGFIELNDGSFFKGVQIVFEEGLENFDEVSRLSIASTIKVKGILVKSQGSGQDLEVKADKIEIFQKADLEYPLQNKRHTFEYLRTKAHLRPRTNTFSAVFRVRSVLAYAIHKFFQENNFVYVHTPIITGSDAEGAGEMFKITTLDLNKVPKKENGEVDFSKDFFGKSTNLTVSGQLNGETYCAAFRNIYTFGPTFRAEYSNTARHASEFWMIEPEIAFADLGANMELAEAMVKYIIKYVMDNCPEEMEFFNSFIEKGLFDKLNNVLNNDFGRVTYTEAIEILEKSGKKFEFPVKWGIDLQSEHERYLAEEYFKKPVFVTDYPKDIKAFYMKLNEDNKTVRAMDLLAPGIGEIIGGSQREDNYELLIKRMKELGLKEEDYEFYLDLRRFGSFPHSGYGLGFERMMMYLTGMQNIRDVIPFPRTPNNAEF; encoded by the coding sequence ATGATTACTGTAAAAGATATTTTTAGACATGGAAAGGATTACCTAGACAAAGAGATAGAGCTTTTTGGTTGGGTAAGAAAGATAAGAGACCAAAAGAAATTCGGTTTTATTGAATTAAATGATGGTTCATTCTTTAAAGGAGTTCAAATAGTTTTTGAAGAAGGACTTGAAAATTTTGATGAAGTTTCAAGACTTTCAATAGCATCTACTATTAAAGTTAAAGGAATTCTTGTTAAATCGCAAGGTAGTGGGCAAGATTTAGAAGTTAAAGCTGATAAAATAGAAATATTCCAAAAAGCTGACTTGGAATATCCATTACAAAATAAAAGACATACTTTTGAATATTTAAGAACTAAAGCACATTTAAGACCTAGAACAAATACTTTCTCAGCAGTATTTAGAGTTAGATCTGTACTTGCTTATGCAATACATAAATTTTTCCAAGAAAATAACTTTGTTTATGTTCACACTCCAATTATAACTGGTTCTGATGCTGAGGGTGCTGGAGAAATGTTTAAAATTACAACTCTTGACTTAAATAAAGTTCCTAAAAAAGAAAATGGAGAAGTTGACTTCTCTAAAGACTTCTTTGGTAAATCTACTAACTTAACAGTTAGTGGTCAACTAAATGGAGAAACTTATTGTGCTGCTTTTAGAAATATCTACACTTTTGGACCAACATTCAGAGCAGAATATTCAAATACTGCAAGACATGCTTCTGAATTCTGGATGATAGAACCTGAAATAGCTTTTGCTGACTTAGGTGCTAATATGGAACTTGCAGAAGCAATGGTTAAATATATCATTAAATATGTTATGGATAATTGTCCAGAAGAAATGGAATTCTTTAACTCATTTATTGAAAAGGGATTATTTGATAAATTAAATAATGTACTTAACAATGATTTCGGTAGAGTTACTTATACAGAAGCAATAGAAATTTTAGAAAAATCTGGAAAGAAATTTGAATTTCCTGTTAAATGGGGAATAGACTTACAAAGTGAACATGAAAGATATTTAGCAGAAGAATATTTTAAAAAGCCAGTGTTTGTAACTGATTATCCAAAAGATATTAAGGCTTTCTATATGAAACTTAATGAAGATAACAAAACTGTTAGAGCTATGGACTTACTAGCACCGGGAATTGGAGAAATAATTGGTGGTTCTCAAAGAGAAGATAACTATGAACTTCTTATAAAGAGAATGAAAGAACTTGGACTTAAAGAAGAAGATTATGAATTTTATTTAGATTTAAGAAGATTTGGAAGTTTCCCTCACTCTGGATATGGATTAGGTTTTGAAAGAATGATGATGTATCTAACTGGTATGCAAAATATCAGAGATGTAATACCTTTCCCAAGAACTCCAAATAATGCAGAATTTTAA